In Gemmatimonadaceae bacterium, the DNA window CGACGGCAACACGAGCAGATCACAGGCGTCCATGATCGACGCCGCGTCTCGCTGGTCGAAATCGTCGATCAGCACGACGCGGGCGCGATTCTCCTCGGTGAGCTCGTCGAGCATCTCGGAGACTCTCTCTCCGCGGTGCGCGCTTTGGCCGGCGAGTAGAAGCACCGAGTCGGGGAAGCGCCGCCACACGTTGCGCATGGCTTCGATGAGCGTTGGGACGCCCTTATTCGTGTCCTGTCGACCGACGAAGCCGACGACCGCGCGGTCGCCGATGCCGTAGCGAGCTCTGATCGCGGCACCGTCTCGACGAATGAAGTGACCGGGGTCTACACCGGCGCCCGAGACCGCGATCGTGTGACCGCCGCGCGCCCGAACAAAATCGCGTTCGGCCTCGGTGCACACGATGACGCCGTCGCAGTCGCGAAACATCCGCGGGTAGATCGGGTTGTGCGCCCACTCTCGCTCGATGTGCAGAATCGGAAACGCGACTCGCGGTGTGCTGCGGAGGTGCCGCGGGCGGCACACCCAGTACGACATTCCGAAATGCCAATTCGCCGACACGACGACGTCGGCTTTCATGCGCGCGAGCGGTAAGACGAGACCGAGACCGCTCGGCGGGCGAAGCGGCCAAACGTTGTCGCTGAACAACCATGCCGAAGTCCGCCAGCCACCGCGCTGCTTCAACCACCACTGGTGCCATCTCTGGAACCGAGGGCTCGCGGGACCGACTCGCGTCACCCGCACTCCGTTGATCGTTTCGCTCGGCGTCAGCCCGGCGCCGCGCGGCGAGTCGAAGTCCGGCAGGGCCGCGCAATCGAACGTGAGCACGCTGACGTCGTGACCGCGTTCGACGAGCCGCTCCGAAACCGATTGCAGCATGCGTTCCGCGCCGCCGACGAGTGGAGCGTACGCCGGCGACACCTGCACGATGCGCAACGACCGCAGTTGGCTCGACGTTTTCGCTACGCGGAGAGGCACGACTATCGAAGTCGCGCGGGACTGCGGCCGGGACCGGCGACGATTCCGGCCACTTCACCCGCCGCGTGACAACAGGACAACAGGAACATCAACGGGAGGCTTTCTCGAACGGCCCGAGTTGCACGCGCCTCCGGACTCATCGCGCGCAGCGACCCGCGAAGGAGATTCCATGGCAATTGACGGCGAGTGAGCGAAACGGGATGCAATCCCGTGGTCGAGCGGCCGTTGTCAAAATGCGCTCGCAGCGTGAGCCAGAAACCATGGGACTGCACGTGAGTCACCGTGATTCCGTCGTGAACGTGAAACAAACCCTGCCCAAAGAGTTGCGGGCCGAGTTCGAGCTCGATGTGGCCTGCAGGAATTGGTCCCGGCCCTATCGCCGCCCGTCGAAAGGCGACGTTGGCCGGAGGCGGACACCGCGAGCATTGCGTCTTGCTCACGGGCGGAATGCAGCTCGCGAAGGAATGTAGGAAGTTGGCCTGATCGATCCGGCGATCCGTCGATCCATTGAGCACCGGGCCCGTCACGCCCATCGCGTTCGGATGCCTCGCGAACACATTCAGGATTTGCTCGCACCAATCGCGGCCGACGAGGCAATGATCTTCGGTGAGGGCGATGATTTCGCCGCGAGCTCGTTCGACGGCTCGCGCGCGCAACTCGAACACCGACGCTCCGGGAATCCGGACCCATGACACACCCCTCGAGCCCGCGGCGCCGGTTGCATCCAACGCGGCACCGTGCCCGTCACCGACGATGATTTCCCCGCCAACGGCAGCCACTTGGGGTGCCAGAACCTCCAGGCAGTTCGCGAGGTCGGGCCATGGGGGGGGCTCGATGGTGGCGAGGATGACGGAGATCGGAAGTCGGCCGGGGAAGGTCACGCAGTGGTCATATTAGCAAACGGTCACACGTGCAAGACGGCCGCCGGTGCGTATTGTTAAGCTCTCCACCGACAAAGCCACCTTCATTAGTAGGGTGTCCTGCATGTCATACGTAGACTCGCAGCTGCTGCCGGGCGAAACGATTCGCTATCGCGCCCGGCTACACAAAGGAATCTTCACGACGGCCTCGATTGTCGGCGCGCTCACGGTTGCCGCGTTGATCATCGCGATCGCCGCAGGGCACTGGTGGTGGGTCCTGGTCGCGGTCACGGGGGCGATCGCGGCCTACACGTTTGGTCGAGCCTGGCTGACCTATGCGACGTCGGAGTTCGCCGTCACCGACAAGCGAGTCGTGATAAAGGTGGGCTGGATTCGCCGTCGGACGCTGGAGACGATGCTCTCGAAGGTCGAAGGGGTCGGCGTCGACCAGAGCCTGACAGGCCGCATGCTCGGCTACGGCTCGATCGAGGTCACCGGCACCGGTGGAACGAGAGAGGAGTTCACGCGAATCGCCGACCCGCTCGAGTTTCGACGCCAGGTGCAGGCGGCGATCAGCGCCGCCGACGAAGCACGCGCCGCCGTGTCCGCGCCGCCGGGCGGCTACCTGCCCGACGAACGCCAGGAACGCGAGTGCCCGTATTGCGCCGAGCGAATTCTCGTGAAGGCGAAGGTGTGCCGGTTCTGCGGCCGCGACGTGAGCGCCGTCGCGCCGACCTGAGCCTGGACGGCATTCAACTACGCTCGAGCGGCTTGGCGTCCTTGTCGCTGCGCGTCGAGATTCGCAGCAGGAAGTAGATCACCGACCAGCCGGTCAGTGCTGAAATGAACAGGATGACCGAGATGCCGCCGACGATAGCGCCGGCAGTGCCGTCGTGCGCGGCGACGAAGAATAGAATAGCCAAAGCTCCGCCGAGCAGCATCCGGATCGTTCGATCCGCGTCACCCATGTTTTGTTTCATCACGATACCGGTTTCTGAGAGTCGGTCTTCGCCGCGTCGGCGGCGGCGAATCCGTCGCGCGTCAACTCGAACACCTCGCGCGCGGCGCTCGTCGCCCTGAGCAGCCCACTCTTCTCGAGCTCTTCGATCGCGCCTTCCCACCGCGCGAGCGTGCGCGGACTCGAGTCTTCATTGAAGACCTTGTCGTTCGAGCTGATCTCGGCGCCGCCGCCGAATCGCTCGAAGAGGACCACCCCCGACCCGTCCGCGCTCGCGGCAGAAAGCAGCATGAGCGCGTCGGGAGAGAGTGAGGCCCCGGCGACCCCCGAAGTCGTCTTCGGCCGCGCCATGGCGTCGGCCGACGCGACGCCGTCGGCGTTCATGACGATCTGCAGATCCTTGGAGAACTGTCGCCGGAAGTCCTCGACGTCGGCGTAGCTCGCGTAAAGTCCTCGCGACCGGCACGAATCCTTGAACGTCTTGAGCGCTTGATACTGCGCCGGATCGACCGCGTCGAGCGGGGCGGGCGCCGACGAGAAGTAGAGCATCGCCGGCTTGCGCGCCTTGAGGTGCACCTCGATCTCTTCGACCGCTCCGCTCGCGTACGACGCCGTCGGCGTGCCGAGGCGCGTCCAGAAGATCCCGACGAGAAGGTCGGCGTCCGTGAGGATTCTCTTGTCGATGATGCTCTGCGGTGCGTCGCCCATCTCGGGGGCGACATCCGTTTCCCAACCGACGGCCAGCAACATGACGTTGCGATGCGAGCCGTTGGTCGAGTTCCACTCGCCGACGACTTCGCGGACCACGGCGCGCTCCTTCGGAACGTCGCCGGGCGAGGCGATCATCACGCGGAGAACGGTTGCGCTGAACGGCATGCGTCGAAATTACTCCAACAGCGGCCCGCCCGTCGCTCCCGCCGGCTGCAGCGTCCCCCCCGTCGGCGTACCCTGACTGCCCAGCGCCTTCCAGTCGCGCGGCGCATCGGTGACGCGGCGTAGGATCAGGAACGCCACGATCACCATCACGAGCAGCGACAGGATCGCGAACGCCTCGCCGGTGAGAACGGGCATGCCGCTCCGCTCGACGATCAGCCAGGTCGTCCCGCCCCATACGAGCGG includes these proteins:
- a CDS encoding glycosyltransferase family A protein, encoding MTFPGRLPISVILATIEPPPWPDLANCLEVLAPQVAAVGGEIIVGDGHGAALDATGAAGSRGVSWVRIPGASVFELRARAVERARGEIIALTEDHCLVGRDWCEQILNVFARHPNAMGVTGPVLNGSTDRRIDQANFLHSFASCIPPVSKTQCSRCPPPANVAFRRAAIGPGPIPAGHIELELGPQLFGQGLFHVHDGITVTHVQSHGFWLTLRAHFDNGRSTTGLHPVSLTRRQLPWNLLRGSLRAMSPEARATRAVRESLPLMFLLSCCHAAGEVAGIVAGPGRSPARLR
- a CDS encoding glycosyltransferase family 4 protein; amino-acid sequence: MPLRVAKTSSQLRSLRIVQVSPAYAPLVGGAERMLQSVSERLVERGHDVSVLTFDCAALPDFDSPRGAGLTPSETINGVRVTRVGPASPRFQRWHQWWLKQRGGWRTSAWLFSDNVWPLRPPSGLGLVLPLARMKADVVVSANWHFGMSYWVCRPRHLRSTPRVAFPILHIEREWAHNPIYPRMFRDCDGVIVCTEAERDFVRARGGHTIAVSGAGVDPGHFIRRDGAAIRARYGIGDRAVVGFVGRQDTNKGVPTLIEAMRNVWRRFPDSVLLLAGQSAHRGERVSEMLDELTEENRARVVLIDDFDQRDAASIMDACDLLVLPSVEESFGLVMIEAWMCGKPVIGADIASTRCIIDHGVDGWTAKPFDATDLADRILDLLADPAKRAGFGERGRTKVLSRYTWDRVTDVWESALRRAARRSHNRAPASHERQRIPASMKGEVS
- a CDS encoding PH domain-containing protein, encoding MSYVDSQLLPGETIRYRARLHKGIFTTASIVGALTVAALIIAIAAGHWWWVLVAVTGAIAAYTFGRAWLTYATSEFAVTDKRVVIKVGWIRRRTLETMLSKVEGVGVDQSLTGRMLGYGSIEVTGTGGTREEFTRIADPLEFRRQVQAAISAADEARAAVSAPPGGYLPDERQERECPYCAERILVKAKVCRFCGRDVSAVAPT
- a CDS encoding DUF2892 domain-containing protein; this encodes MKQNMGDADRTIRMLLGGALAILFFVAAHDGTAGAIVGGISVILFISALTGWSVIYFLLRISTRSDKDAKPLERS